The DNA segment CCTCGAAGGCGCCGAGGGCCCCGCGAAGTTCGGCGGCGGCCAATTCCGGAGAGGCCGGCGGGTCGAGCAGTGCCGCGGCCGCCAGCAGGCGCTGCCGGGCCGCTTCGGCGCGGCGACGATGACGCTCGGTCGCCAGGGCCACACTCTCCGGGCTGCCCACTCCCGGGGCTTGCAGGCGCCGGGCGAGCTCCCGCCGCAGGGCGTCGATCCCCTCACCGGTGAGCGAACTGATCGCCAGCGCGGGCTCGGAAGGCGGAAAGCTCCAGGGACGGTCCGCATGGGTCGCGACCACCAGCGCGGGCACGCCTTCCGGCGCCGGGGCCGGCTGGCAGGCCTCACGAATCGCGGGATTGCAGACCCGCAGCACCAGGGCCGCGACCCGCGCCGCCCCCAGGGCGCGCTCCATCCCGGCCTTCTCCGCCTGGGAGTGGCTCGGGCCGATCCCGGCGGCGTCCACCAGCACCACCGGCAGCCCTTCGATGACCACGACTTCCTCGATCAGATCCCTTGTGGTTCCCGGCTCCGACGTGACGAGCACTCTTTCCTCGCCCAGCAACCTGTTGAACAGAGAAGATTTTCCCGCGTTGGGCGGCCCCACCAGGACCACCCGCGCACCCTCCCGGATGCGCCGCGCCGATTCGGAGCGACGGGCCACCTGCTCGAGTCGAGTCGCCAACCCTCGACACCGGCCCGCCAGTCCAGCGACGGGATCGGCGAGCGCAGCCTCCTCCTCGGCGAAATCGAGACCCGCTTCCACGTCGGCCACAAGATCCATCACATCTTCGGCAAGCGGCAGAAGCGCCCCTGAAACCTCTCCCTGGAGCTGTCGGCTGGCTACGTGAGCCTGCTCGACGCTGACCGCCTCCACCAGGTCGGCCACCGCCTCCGCCTGGGCCAGGTCGATCTTGCCGGACCGCAGGGCCTTCAAGGTGAATTCCCCCCGCTCCGCGGGACAGGCCCCCGCCTCGAGGCAAACCCGCAGCACCTCCTCCACCACCACCGGCGCGCCATGCAGCGAGATTTCGGCCAGATCCTCGCCGGTATAACTCGCGGGCGCCCGGAAGAGGGTGACCAGGGCCCGATCGACGTCACGGCCAAGACGATCCCGCACCGGCAGGAGCAGGGGCTTCCGAGGGCGCAGGCGTCGCAAGGCCCGCCTCCCGAGCACCGCCTCGAGCACCGCGCTCGTAGCCGGCCCGGAAACCCGCACGATGGCCACGGCGCTGCGACCCGGCGGGGTTGCCCGCGCGACGATGGTGCGTCCCCGGGCACCGGGCTCAGCGCCCCTCGATTCTCTCGCCGTCATGGTGGCAGGATACCCGCAACGGATCGCCGGCAAAGTCGCGGGGGAGCGGGCCGGTGGATCCGGGACAGATTCGTGTACTCTTAGGCTCCGATTCTGGAGACAGCCCATGCCTTCCCGCCCACCCGTCGCCTGGATCCTCGTCACCATCCTGGTGGCGGGCATCTTCGCCCCCCTCTTCGCCCAGCCCGCGACGGCCGCCCTCAGGGGCGTCCTGCTCGATGCCGAGGGCTTGCCGGCGGTGGCCTACCAGGTGGGCCTGCGTAGCGCCGAAGGCGACCTCTTTCTCTCCGCCCCCGCCACCATCGACGGCCATTTCAACATCAGCGACCTGCCGGCCGGCCGCTATCGCCTGGTGGCCTTCGATGAGAAGGGAGCCGAGTTCCCCGTGCTTTCCGAAGAGATCACCCTGAAACCCGGAACCGTCGAGCGCCTCGAAATTCGCATCTCCGGCACCAGCGCTCCCCCCGGACGCGCGGCCTCTTCGAGCACCGCTCCCGCCGGCGGGGCCGGACGCCACCTGGTCCAGTGGTGGAAGGGCTTCCCCCTGGCAGCCAAGGTCGGCGTCGTCGCCGTCGGTGCCTTCGCCGTCTACCAGGCCGTGGACAGCAGCGACCCTGCTCCCGAGCGCCCGGTCTCTCCCAGCGCTCCCTAGCCCCGACCCCGTAGTGACCAAGGTCCTCGCTCTTGCAGGCCTGATGCTGATCGTCATCGCCGGCGCCCGGCGTCGGCCGGAGCGCTTGCGGCTGCCCGCGGGCCTCCGCCTGCTCTTCGTGACAGGCTCGGAGTTTCTCCTGGTGGGGGTACTTCTCGGGCCCCTGGGCCTCGATTTCCTCGATCAGCAGATTCTCGACACCCTCCGCCCCCTGGCGGCCATCGCCATGGGCTTCGTCGGCCTGCACTACGGACTCCAGCTCGAGGCGCGGATCCTGCGGCAGGTCCCCCTGTTCTACAACGTGGCGCCCCTGGTCCAGGCCCTCGGCGGAGCCGTGGCAGTGGGCGTGCCCGCCGGGGTTCTCTTCCATGCCGCCTATGGTCCCGGAAGAGAGTCCCTGGTCGCCTCCCTGGTCGTGGCGGCCGCCGGCGCCTGTTCGACGGTCGCTCCCCTCGACCTGCTCTCCGAAGATCGTCGCTGGGCCGCGTCACCCCTGCTGATGATGCTGCGCCATCTTGCGGAGATGGGAGAGTTGCCGGCCCTGGCCATCTTCGGCATCGCCGTCTGCCTGCGGCCGGAAGCCAGCGTGATTCCCGGGCTCGACCTCGCCGTGCCCCTACAGTGGTTTTTTCTCGCCCTGCTGCTGGGGGTCGTCTTCGGCGGCCTTCTCGAAATACTCCCGAGGGTGGGGAAGGGGGGGACCGGCCGCCTGGTCGTAGGAGGACTCGGCGCCACTCTCTTCTTCGCCGGTGCGGCACGCTATCTCCAGCTCTCACCGCTGCTGGTCAGCCTCTTTGCCGGGATCCTGGTGGCCAACGTTCCAGGTCCCATCGATCGCCTCAGGCGCCTGGTGGCGAACACGGAGCAGCCGCTCTCCCTCTTCCTGCTGCTGCTGGCGGGAGCCAGTTGGCGGCTGGACCAGGCCGGACCCTTCGGGTCCCTGGCCCTGGTTGCGCTCTCCCTGGGCATGATCGCCCTGCGCCTGCTGGGCAAGGGAGCCGCCGGCTGGCTTCTCGCCCGAACGACCCACGCGCCCCGCAACCCGCCCGCCGGATTCGGTTTCGGACTCGTCGCCCAGGGCGGCATCTCGGCGGCCCTGGCTTTGGACTACATGGACGCGGGCCAGAGCGCCCTGACCCCCGTGGTGGTGACGGCGATCCTGCTTTCGTTGATCCTGACGGAAATGCTGGCGCCATGGATTACCCTCCGCGTTCTGGCTGCCGCGGGAGAAGAGACCGGCCCGGCCGCCGGCAAACAGGAAAACTCGCCATGAAGGGTCCCGGTAACACCCCGGGTGACGAACAGGCCCGGGTCGCCCCCACGGCCTGGGCCCTGGCGGTCCTGCTGATGATCGGCCTGTTGATGGCCTACCTTCGCTCGCTGCCCCAGAACGCGGGCCAGGCGGGGACGACCCCCCTGGCCCTCGGCTTCCTCCTGCTCTCCGCATGGTGCGCTGGACTGCTGGTGGAAAAGCTGCGTCTGCCCAAGCTCACCGGATACATCCTCGCCGGCCTCGCGGCGGGTCCGGCTCTGACCGGGTTGATATCCGCCGAAAAACTCGTTGCCCTCCAACCGATCAACGACCTGGCCCTGACCTTCATCGCCCTGGTGGCCGGTGGCGAACTTCACTTTCCGATGGTGCGCCGCTTGTGGCGCTCGATTGCCGGCTGGATCGGAGGACAGCTCCTGCTCACCCCCCTGGTGGTCGGCGGGGGCCTGTTTCTGATCGCCCCCTGGCTCCCCGGCGAGATGGGGGGGCTGGAGCTGGCGGCGCTGGCGATCGTGCTGTCCGCCATCAGCCTGGCCCGCTCACCGGCGGCCACGGTGGCGGTGATCAACGAGGCCGAGGCCAAGGGACCCTTCACCGAAACCGTGATGGCCACCACCATCACCCTCGACACCCTGGTGGTGCTGATCTTCGCCGTGGCCGTCGCCGTGGCCGAAAAGCTGACCACCCCGGGCGCGGGTTTCGATCTTTCCGTACTCACCAGCCTGAGCGCCGACCTGTTGCTTTCCATTCTCCTCGGCGGCGCGGTGGGGTGCGGGGTTCTGCTGGTGATGCGGACCTTCCGCATCGACCTGCCCATTCTTCTCGCCGGCATCGCCTACCTGATCACGCGGCTCTCCCGCGAGGCCTCGCTGTGGCTCGCCGACAACTTCGATACCCACCTCCACCTCGAACCCCTGCTGATGGGCCTGACCGCCGGCATCGTCGTTCAGAACCTCTCCCGCCGGGGCCACGTCTTCACCGAGAATCTCGAGCGCATCGCTCCGCCGATCTATGTCGCGTTCTTCGCCCTGACGGGGGCCGGGCTCGATCTCGATGCCCTGACCACGTCATGGCTGCTGGCCGTCTCCCTCGTGCTGCTGCGCATGGCGGGGCTCTTCGTCGGCGCCTGGGGAGGCAGCGCCGCGGCCGGTGATCCGCGGATTTGGCGCTCGCTGGCCGGCTGGACCGCCATCAGCCAGGCGGGAGTCAGCCTCGGCCTGGCCGCCGAGCTGGGGCGCCGCTTCCCGCAATGGGGAGCGACGGTGGTCGCGCCCCTGATCGCCGCGATCGCCATCAACCAGATCGTCGGCCCCGTACTCCTCGTCCGCTCACTGCGGCGGGCCGGAGAGAGCCACGAGCATCCCCTCGAACCCGAAGAAAGCGACATTCTATAAATCCGCCAGGCGCCTGCCCGAGACGGCCCAGACACCTGCCGGAGACGGCGTTGTGCCAGAAGCACAAGCGCACTTCTCCCTTCGCACTTCTCCCTTCCAAAACTCGCGAGGTGATCGGCCCCACGCTGAACCATCCCGGCAGGCAACCCCTGGCCATTGTCGGCACGAGCAGCTTCGGCGAAGATGCGCGCTACCACGTCGTGGCTTGCATCGAAAGCCTCGATCGCAGTCGTCGCAGCCTGCGTTTGCACGGCATTCCCGTGCCCTGGCCCGATGAGATCGACCAGCTTCCGGCCGGGTGCCGGGGCCTGTGCGCCGTCGGCAGCCCCCGCCGTCTCGATTGCATCCGCCAGGTCCGGGAACGGAGACTGCCCTGCACCACCTCCGTGCACGCCAGTGCGCAGGTTTCGGCCAGCACACGACTCGGAGTGATGAGTCAGCACGAGAAGACCAGTTGCCACTCCCGCGGGGGTCGGGGGGCCATGGAGGCCGACTTGCCCGGCCCGGGGGCCGGAGATGGTGACAGCTCACCGGGATCCGCCACTCGCGCTCACTGGGGACGCGCCGTGACCGGTTGACATCAGGCATCCCGATCTTCAGACCCGCGACGGTTTTCCACCGGCGACCACCGGTCACCCGGAGCGGGGTCGCGCCGCCCCACTCCCCCTCCCATCGCGTCTTCCGCCAGGCCGACATCTGGGCGCCGCTCGCGGAACCCGGCCGCACGCCGGGGAGACATGCGCCCTCCGATCACCACGCCTGGAGGAACAGGCTTCGCTCCACGGTGGGGAAGGCGCCCCCCTCAGCGCCGGCCACCGCCGAGCAGACCCAGGCGCATGGCCCAGTACAACAGGGTCAAAATGGACGAAACCGCCGCCGCCACGTAGGTCATCGCCGCCGCCGACAGCATCTTGCGCGCACCGGCAAGCTCGTCGGCCGCCACGTAGCCGCCCTTCTCCAGGGCCAGCAGGGCCCGCCGGCTGGCGTCGAACTCCACCGGCAGGGTGATCAGGGTGAACAGGGTGGTCGTGGCGAACAGTCCCACCCCCAGCAGAGCCATCGTGGAGCCGAAGGCCGTGGCCACGCCCCCCATGAAGAAGGCCAGCAAAAGCACCACCATCGACAACCCGCCACCCAGGTTGGCCACCGGCACCCAGGCTGACCGGAACTTGAGCGGCGCATAGTCGTGGGCGTGCTGAATCGCGTGCCCCACCTCGTGGGCCGCGATGCCCAGGGCCGCCATGTTGGTGCCCCGGTAGACCGGCTCACTCAGGCGCAGGGTCCGGCTGCGTGGATCGTAGTGGTCGGTCATCTGACCGGGGATCGCCACGATCCGCACGTCGTCGATACCATTTTCCCGCAGGATCGCGGCCGCTACCTGGGCCCCGCTCATGCCGCTGCGCACCGGAAGCCGGCTGTACCGCAGGTACGCCCCCTTCACCTTGGCCTGGGCCCACAGGCTCAGCAGCAATCCCGCGCCGATCACCAGCCAGTAGAGCGGATCGAAGTAGAAGTACATCGCCATCATCTCCCGGGCCGCGGACTGCGGCGCGACTGGTTCTTAAGACCGAAACGTCCGCCGGTCAAACAGCATGACACGACTCGCCCCTCCCTACGAAAAGCCCTGGCCACCAGGCGGCCGCCACCCCGCGCCGGCCCCTCCCCGTCGTCCGCCCACCCGGGAACGATCGAAACTCCGCAGGCCCAGTCGGTTATCCCGGTCGCCCTCACGATCGCCGTGGGGCTCACCCGCCGGAGCCTGCTATTCTCAGGGGCCGGCCCTCGAAAGCGGGGCCGAGCCGGTCCCGCGGCCCCCAGTCGGGGCCGGGACCCCGGAGACGATTCATGACTTCCGCCAAACTCTACCGGGCCCACCTCGAGGCGCTCGGAGGCATGCTCGAAGACGCCCTGACCCGCGCCTCCCAAAAAGGCCTGGCCCTCGATGGCGTGCTCTTCCACGCGGGCCGCGAGACCTACTACCACGCTGACGATCAGCCGGTCCCCTTCCGCGGCACGCCGCACTTCCTGCGCTGGGTTCCCCTGGCCGGCCCCGAGCACTGCGTGCTGGCCCGCCCCGGCCACCGGCCCCTGGTGATCCGGGTGGCCCCCCGGGATTTCTGGTACGAGGTGACGCCCCTGGCCGATTCCTACTGGCAAGCGGCAGTGGAAGTGGTCGAGGTATGTCGGCTCGCCGACGCGCGGCAGTATCTCCAAGGCAGCGGCAAGCTGGCCTACGTGGGCAACTCCGCCGAAGCTGCGGAGGAGCTGGGTATTCCCACGACCCTGGTCGAACCCGAAGCCCTGATGGCCCCCCTGGCCTGGCACCGCGCAACCAAGACCGACCACGAGGTGGCCCAGATCCTTCGGGCCGCGGAAAAAGCCGCCGAGGGCCACCGGGTCGCCCGCAAGGCCTTCGAGTCGGGAGCCAGCGAGAAGGAAATCCACTGGGCCTACCTGGAAGCCGCCGGACAACTGGAGGCGGAACTTCCCTTTGCGACCATCACCGCGATCGACGAGAAAATCGCCATCCTCCATTACCAGAACAAGCGGGGCCTGGAATCAGCTCCCGGCAAGGTCTTCATGCTCGACGCCGGCGCCTCCCACGAGGGCTACGCTTCGGACATCACCCGCACCTGGGCCCGACCGGAGGCTGACGATCTCTACCGCTCTCTGCTCGCCGCCATGGACGCTCTTCAGCGGGACCTGGTGGCCATGGTCACCCCTGGTCGGCCCTACGCCGAAATCCACCTCGAAGCCCATCGCCGCACGGCCTTGCTGCTGGCGGAGACGGGCATCGTTCGCTGCAGCGCCGAGCAGGCCCTGGAGCAGGGCATCACCCGCGCCTTCCTGCCGCACGGCGTGGGGCACCACCTGGGTCTGCAGGTCCACGACCTGGGCGGACACCAGGCCGGCCCCGACGGGGGCACCGCTCCGCCCCCCGCCGAGCACCCTTTCCTGCGCAACACCCGCACCCTCGAGCCCGGCCACGTGGTGACCATCGAACCCGGGATCTACTTCTGCGACGTTCTCCTCGACGAGCTGCGGGAGCGGCCCGAGGGCAAGAGAGTCGAGTGGAAGCTGGTCGAGCGCCTCTCCGGCCATGGCGGCGTGCGCATCGAAGACGACGTGCTGTGCACCCCGGAGGGCGCCCGCGACCTGACCCGCCCCCTGATCCAGGGGCCTCGGGGTCTCTAGCGACCTGCGGACAAAAGTCTTCCCGACCCCCACGGCGCGCCGCGCGGCCACCGGTCACGGGCCCTCCGCGGCCTGGTCCCTGCGTTAGGATGGACCCCTCCATGGAAGATGGACCCCTCCATGGAAGATGAAGGAAGCCGTCTGACGCTCGGTGAAGGTGGGCCGGGCTCCCACCCGCGCCGTGCCCTGCCGGAGGTCCCATGCGCCCCGATTCCTGCCGCTTGTCGATGCCGCTCCTGGTCCTGCTGATCCTCACCCTGGCTGTCGGCCCCTCCCTGGCCGGCCAGGCCCTGCTCACGGTGCGGATCGCCGGCCTCGGAGCCATGCTCGACGACCTGGAAGTGGCGGCCCGCGCCCTCGGCCGGCCCTTCGACCGCGACGAGGTCCTGGACAGCCTCGCCAAGCTCTCCCCCGCGGTGCTCCTCGACCAGGTGGACTTCGATCGTCCCCTGGTCTTCGTGATGCCCATCGAGGGGATGCTGCTGCAAGACCAGGGCGTGGTGGCCGTGGTGCCGGTCCGAAACGCGGATCTCGCCCTGGCGAAGCTGATCGAGGGGGTCGAAGGCGCCACGACCCAGGGGGCGATCACGGCATTGCCCGTCACCGAAGAGAAGACCGTCTACGTCCAGCCCGCCAAGGGTTACCTGATGGCTGCGTTCAACCGCCGGATCGCCGAAGACGCCAGGGTCGAGGATCTGCTCGACGACGGCCTGTCGCCGCCGGGAAACATCTCCGCGACGATCCAGATCGCCCCCATCGCTCCCATGGTCCAGATGGGGCTGATGCAGGTTCAGGCGATGGCCGAGGAGCCGTCCAGGCGTGAAACGCAGGGTGACGACGCGGCCGGAACCCAGGCGACGATCCCCTCCCTTGCGACTTACGGCGGCCTGATCAGCGACGCCCTGGCCAACGTGGCGACGATCAAGCTTTCTCTCGAACTGAACGGCGACGATGTTCTTTTCCATCATTGGGTCGTACCGAAAACCGGCAGCAGCCTCGAGGCCTTCATCTCCGCCCAGCGGGCGACCTGGCCCAAGATCGCCCGTTTCGCGGACCCCTCGGCACCCGTGGTGATCGTCAGCAGCGTCACCCTCACCGACGCGGCGCGGGCGGCCTTCATCCGGTGGACCGCAACCCAGACCCGGGGCCGGATGCGCCCGACCCAACAAGCTGACGGCGACAACCCGGCACCCTCACCGATGGCGCTTTTCCAGTCCTTCTCCAGGCTTGGTACCCAGTGCAGCCGGGGTGACGGGGCGGCTTCCATACACCTCGATGGGTCGCGCGTGCCCCGAGTCGCCGGGGTCCAGGGTCTGCTCGACAGCGAAAAGTGCCGGGATCTTCCCGCCGCCCTGGCCAGGGCCTTCGGCCCGAGCGCCGAAAGCTTCACCCACGGCCATCTCGAGGCCTGGCAAAACAGCTTCCCCCTGAGCCTGGCGGGGCCGGGAGCGCCGGATCGGCAAGGGGGGACGGCCCCCAGCGGGGAAGTCCCCATGGCCGCGGGCCTGCTGGACGACCTGTTGCTGACCGTCCTGGGCGACGACGCTGCCCAGGCCCTGAAAGCCCTGGCCGATCGCATCGAGTCCCAGAAGGGCCCCGGTGTGGTCCCGGCAGACTTCGCCCCCCTCGAAACAGGGCCCGGCTCCTTCGCCCGGGTCGATCTGCGGGCCCTGAGTGACGACCTCCAACGGGCGGAGTCGAAGGGACCACCGCCGGCGATGGCCGTAAAACTCCCCCCTCTACCGAGCGGCCGCATCCTCGGCGGCGTCCTGATCGACCATGGGCGGCTGGACTTCCGCCTGGTCGTGCCGCTCCACGTGATCGCGGCCCTGGCCGAAAACAACGCCTCCGCCGAGGCCGACGCCACCCCGGAAACCAGCTCGCCCGAGGGGCCGTGAGCGCTGGCAAACCTGAGTTCCTGGCCCTACGACCGCGTGGAAGCGCTCCGCGCCGTCTTGCGGGGAGCCACGGCCGTGGAGAATCTCTCGGAGGCATGCGAGATCGAGCGCAGCCTCCCTCATGGCCACGTGAGAGCTGTGCTCGGCTCC comes from the Acidobacteriota bacterium genome and includes:
- a CDS encoding zinc metallopeptidase, with translation MYFYFDPLYWLVIGAGLLLSLWAQAKVKGAYLRYSRLPVRSGMSGAQVAAAILRENGIDDVRIVAIPGQMTDHYDPRSRTLRLSEPVYRGTNMAALGIAAHEVGHAIQHAHDYAPLKFRSAWVPVANLGGGLSMVVLLLAFFMGGVATAFGSTMALLGVGLFATTTLFTLITLPVEFDASRRALLALEKGGYVAADELAGARKMLSAAAMTYVAAAVSSILTLLYWAMRLGLLGGGRR
- a CDS encoding carboxypeptidase-like regulatory domain-containing protein; translation: MPSRPPVAWILVTILVAGIFAPLFAQPATAALRGVLLDAEGLPAVAYQVGLRSAEGDLFLSAPATIDGHFNISDLPAGRYRLVAFDEKGAEFPVLSEEITLKPGTVERLEIRISGTSAPPGRAASSSTAPAGGAGRHLVQWWKGFPLAAKVGVVAVGAFAVYQAVDSSDPAPERPVSPSAP
- the mnmE gene encoding tRNA uridine-5-carboxymethylaminomethyl(34) synthesis GTPase MnmE translates to MTARESRGAEPGARGRTIVARATPPGRSAVAIVRVSGPATSAVLEAVLGRRALRRLRPRKPLLLPVRDRLGRDVDRALVTLFRAPASYTGEDLAEISLHGAPVVVEEVLRVCLEAGACPAERGEFTLKALRSGKIDLAQAEAVADLVEAVSVEQAHVASRQLQGEVSGALLPLAEDVMDLVADVEAGLDFAEEEAALADPVAGLAGRCRGLATRLEQVARRSESARRIREGARVVLVGPPNAGKSSLFNRLLGEERVLVTSEPGTTRDLIEEVVVIEGLPVVLVDAAGIGPSHSQAEKAGMERALGAARVAALVLRVCNPAIREACQPAPAPEGVPALVVATHADRPWSFPPSEPALAISSLTGEGIDALRRELARRLQAPGVGSPESVALATERHRRRAEAARQRLLAAAALLDPPASPELAAAELRGALGAFEEILGAVGPEELLGRIFSRFCIGK
- a CDS encoding cation:proton antiporter gives rise to the protein MTKVLALAGLMLIVIAGARRRPERLRLPAGLRLLFVTGSEFLLVGVLLGPLGLDFLDQQILDTLRPLAAIAMGFVGLHYGLQLEARILRQVPLFYNVAPLVQALGGAVAVGVPAGVLFHAAYGPGRESLVASLVVAAAGACSTVAPLDLLSEDRRWAASPLLMMLRHLAEMGELPALAIFGIAVCLRPEASVIPGLDLAVPLQWFFLALLLGVVFGGLLEILPRVGKGGTGRLVVGGLGATLFFAGAARYLQLSPLLVSLFAGILVANVPGPIDRLRRLVANTEQPLSLFLLLLAGASWRLDQAGPFGSLALVALSLGMIALRLLGKGAAGWLLARTTHAPRNPPAGFGFGLVAQGGISAALALDYMDAGQSALTPVVVTAILLSLILTEMLAPWITLRVLAAAGEETGPAAGKQENSP
- a CDS encoding cation:proton antiporter encodes the protein MKGPGNTPGDEQARVAPTAWALAVLLMIGLLMAYLRSLPQNAGQAGTTPLALGFLLLSAWCAGLLVEKLRLPKLTGYILAGLAAGPALTGLISAEKLVALQPINDLALTFIALVAGGELHFPMVRRLWRSIAGWIGGQLLLTPLVVGGGLFLIAPWLPGEMGGLELAALAIVLSAISLARSPAATVAVINEAEAKGPFTETVMATTITLDTLVVLIFAVAVAVAEKLTTPGAGFDLSVLTSLSADLLLSILLGGAVGCGVLLVMRTFRIDLPILLAGIAYLITRLSREASLWLADNFDTHLHLEPLLMGLTAGIVVQNLSRRGHVFTENLERIAPPIYVAFFALTGAGLDLDALTTSWLLAVSLVLLRMAGLFVGAWGGSAAAGDPRIWRSLAGWTAISQAGVSLGLAAELGRRFPQWGATVVAPLIAAIAINQIVGPVLLVRSLRRAGESHEHPLEPEESDIL
- the pepQ gene encoding Xaa-Pro dipeptidase; the encoded protein is MTSAKLYRAHLEALGGMLEDALTRASQKGLALDGVLFHAGRETYYHADDQPVPFRGTPHFLRWVPLAGPEHCVLARPGHRPLVIRVAPRDFWYEVTPLADSYWQAAVEVVEVCRLADARQYLQGSGKLAYVGNSAEAAEELGIPTTLVEPEALMAPLAWHRATKTDHEVAQILRAAEKAAEGHRVARKAFESGASEKEIHWAYLEAAGQLEAELPFATITAIDEKIAILHYQNKRGLESAPGKVFMLDAGASHEGYASDITRTWARPEADDLYRSLLAAMDALQRDLVAMVTPGRPYAEIHLEAHRRTALLLAETGIVRCSAEQALEQGITRAFLPHGVGHHLGLQVHDLGGHQAGPDGGTAPPPAEHPFLRNTRTLEPGHVVTIEPGIYFCDVLLDELRERPEGKRVEWKLVERLSGHGGVRIEDDVLCTPEGARDLTRPLIQGPRGL